From the Papaver somniferum cultivar HN1 chromosome 2, ASM357369v1, whole genome shotgun sequence genome, the window gttgatttagttccacaagctccccttagtagttattctccttcaatcgatgaacgtcgtgaagtctaaatctcaactacacattttatcctaatccgagacatagctataagtatactagaaatcaagaattatagttttggcaaataaacttgacaaacatattATTTTGTAATCAATAAGTATAATGACAcaatatacttaatctttgttatcaaaggttcattttatcttccatcaatacttgcataatgacataataaatttaacttttgacatatatgggaccaTCATAGTttacagacgcaaacacacatatcccataattattttttgcaatatataaaaccagtaaagattaatactgcaaaatcatcttccaaataaactttagaatttaaataaataaatctaaaaacattgcaagatgaaaatcgttggcaatagcatgCGTCGTCGGCCACCACCTTTCTATCAATACTGTCGTAATTTTGTTGTTGCGTTTTCTACGCTTCACAATATAAAGTGTAAGTCGgggatatctttcaaccatttctCGGACGGCGGGGGGTAGACCTTCATAAACACCTTTTAAGtctgaaaatccacctctcatTCTATAATAACCCTCAGACAGCTCATgatgccccgacacatgaccttGGACTAATGATGGAGCAGCAACGACATATTTTGAGTATAATGTACATTTGTGGCAGGACGTAGTACCGGTCATGTCTTCGATCTCTTTTGTGCCTTAAAGTAttgaccatttttttttatcaactgGCTCATTTTGTATCAAGACTTcgtttaagaagaagaaaattttgtttaaaAGAATTTTAGAAGAAAAGATAGTAGTGGTGTGAGTGAAAATGAATTCCGATGAAAAAATTTATAGGTTTAAAAATATAGCTGTTGAGAAAAAAAACGTTGGAAATTTGACCATTGGCGTTTTTCCTTCTCACGCCCGCGGTCGAGGATCAAACGCCATGTGTAGTCTTCACACACGAGCGGGTGCTCCTCGATCTGGCGCTTGATGATCAACTGACCATTTTTTTCCCCATAGTGAAAAACGTGTTTGGCCATCCATGTGACTCAACAAAAGGTTTTATTTGGCCATTGCCACAGGAATTTCCCTGGAACCGGCCATAATATAATTTTAACTGTTCAAATGGGTCGGTAAGCGGGAAACACTTCCCTCCCAAGCCCACTTGACGAGAAGTACCATTTTGAATATTTTAAACAATAAGAAAGCTTCCTTTAGAAGCTTGATCATGCATAAAGTTGtagttcatcttcatcttcattttcaaagaccaccatcaccaccgccaCCATGTCTGAGGTTGCCTCACAAAACACAGTTTTCTACGCAATATTTCCGGACGAAATCCATGGTCTGGCAAGTCCATGGTCTGATTCCCTAACTGAAGATGAGTATCAAGAAATTACTTCTACCTTATTTTCACTTCACCTTAAGATTCTTGATATAATCTCTTGTTATGTTACTGATTACATATGAGAACATGAACCGTTCACTCTTTTTCCCTCTACTATTCTTAATACTCCAAACCCTAACCTTGAAAATATCCCCTGCTTACATGGACAAACTAGGTTTGGTACTAACTTTGAAAATGAGTGGTTTTATTgtctttcttctcactgaaatctCTAGAAAAATTCCTCAAGTTaaagttagggtttgggattCTCACGTTGAGTTTCTTTTCTTTGAAAGTGCTTCATTTCTTCCTAGTTGGCTAACCCCTGAGACTAGTAAAAATAGGGTTTTTATTAGATTCGGAGAAGTTAGTATTGTGCATGAAGGGAATATGTCTCTGGGTTCTAGATTAATTGAAATCTTAGGGTTTTCGAAATCTCCCACTTTTGATGTTGGTGCACCAATGTATGTTCGGTCAGCTTTTAAAAATAGGATCTCTGAGTATCTAGAGAGAGTGAAATTGAATATGCATCAGATTAGGGTTCAGGTTCCGATTTCCATTGCAAAAGTTTTGCAACATGAACCTTGTTTGATCTCTTTGGCAATTGAGGTGTTTTGCAATAGAGATGATGGTGATTTAATGAAGCTTAGTCAGAAAATGGAAACATTTCTGAAAGGGACTGAATCTACTGTTGATGGTGATAAGAAAGAAGAGCTTGTTAGAGTTTCTGTAAGAATGTCTAGGGCAATGTATGTGAAATTGGTTAATCAGGAAATTTTCGAGGCACCAAAATGCTACCCGATTCCACCAAGAATTGATAGTTCACTTTATGTTGAAGCATTATTGGGTATGAAAATTACTTGTGGGTTTGAAATAATGTATAAGAAAAGTATTCGAGAAGGAAGAGGAGGAAAAGGGATTGCTACTTTGGAGTCTTTCAAGTAGAGTTTGAAGAAAAATGGATATGTTAAAGGCCTTCCCTCTGGATCGAACAAGCGTCGTCGACTTACAAAAAGGGTGGAACAATACTACTTAAAGAGTTCTGTGTTTTCTAGGGAAAGGTATATCCTGTTTTCAATTTAAGATCATTTGTTTTACAAACTCAGAATATTGGCTCAtactctttttgtttttttttttgtaattttgaggCTTTTTGTGTTTGCTAACTTTTTTCATGTTTGGAGTTGTAAAAACGTTTCAGTTTTATGCATATTGTTTTTATATTTCAGGGAAACGATGAATGGACCAGTTAGTCGAATTGATGAGCTCTTGTTTCCCAATTCTTCTGTAGAATTTAAGGGTCTTGGCCTTCTTCCTTCAGATGATGATgcttgttggttaaacttcaacattaagcctaagataatctctaacaagttggttaggataagaaaaggcaattgatgtaatcctaagggaattagaagtcatctaattctaagaaaaggaaagacatgtaataaggtaataggactaggaaaaggaattcatagttctatatatatatgatcaccaaagttgtgattgatcatatgagcaagattagagcttgtgtttagttttgagagattttctaaacatcaataaagagagttgtctttatataagctaacttTCATCTTGAAGtttccattaattggtatcagagcttgtttctgagccatggaaaacgaaaccaccattgtgggtgcaaaacagttcacgccaccatcaatac encodes:
- the LOC113352396 gene encoding protein ecdysoneless homolog, whose protein sequence is MSGFIVFLLTEISRKIPQVKVRVWDSHVEFLFFESASFLPSWLTPETSKNRVFIRFGEVSIVHEGNMSLGSRLIEILGFSKSPTFDVGAPMYVRSAFKNRISEYLERVKLNMHQIRVQVPISIAKVLQHEPCLISLAIEVFCNRDDGDLMKLSQKMETFLKGTESTVDGDKKEELVRVSVRMSRAMYVKLVNQEIFEAPKCYPIPPRIDSSLYVEALLGMKITCGFEIMYKKSIREGRGGKGIATLESFKERETMNGPVSRIDELLFPNSSVEFKGLGLLPSDDDAFSINAWLYDEEDKSKLAMLERQKHIQLFEFKSEAKKDIEKTCVDQSTEEGSSSESDSDWDGVPFGYDSDFLYDDFTNPFLDIYNEVGFLYDDFTNPFLDIYSEDSDDEFNPLEAAIFAGLMGG